One part of the Thiomicrospira cyclica ALM1 genome encodes these proteins:
- the ychF gene encoding redox-regulated ATPase YchF, protein MGIKCGIVGLPNVGKSTLFNALTNAGIDAANYPFCTIEPNVGIVPVPDSRQDKLAEMVKPERVMAATMEFVDIAGLVAGASKGEGLGNKFLANIRETDAIAQVVRCFENDDIVHVAGKVDPLSDIEIINTELVLADMESIDKAIQKVQRVAKTGNKEAIARLATLEKVSAGIAEGTLVRNLDLTKEEQAELYDLHLLTIKPMMYIANVNEDGFENNPYLDAVTAFAEEQGAAVVPVCAAIESEIAELDDEDKLDFLQGMGLEEPGLNRVIRAGYSLLGLQTYFTAGVKEVRAWTVKVGATAPQAAGVIHTDFEKGFIRAEVTAYDDYVKYNGEQGAKEAGKLRLEGKEYIVQDGDVMHFRFNV, encoded by the coding sequence ATGGGAATTAAGTGCGGCATTGTTGGTTTGCCTAATGTTGGAAAATCAACCTTATTTAATGCGTTGACCAATGCCGGTATTGACGCAGCAAACTACCCCTTTTGTACCATTGAACCCAACGTAGGGATTGTGCCTGTACCCGATTCTCGTCAGGATAAGTTGGCTGAAATGGTAAAACCGGAGCGGGTTATGGCGGCCACTATGGAGTTTGTGGATATAGCAGGCCTGGTTGCGGGTGCTTCTAAGGGTGAAGGGTTAGGTAATAAGTTTTTAGCCAATATCCGTGAAACCGATGCAATAGCGCAGGTGGTGCGTTGTTTTGAGAATGATGATATTGTCCATGTCGCCGGCAAGGTTGACCCCTTATCAGATATTGAGATTATTAACACCGAATTGGTTTTGGCCGATATGGAATCGATTGATAAAGCGATTCAAAAAGTGCAACGTGTCGCTAAAACCGGTAATAAAGAAGCGATAGCGCGTTTAGCGACGCTGGAAAAAGTCTCGGCGGGTATTGCTGAAGGCACGTTAGTTCGTAACTTGGACTTGACTAAGGAAGAACAGGCGGAGCTATACGACCTGCATTTGCTAACGATTAAGCCGATGATGTATATCGCTAACGTGAATGAAGACGGTTTTGAAAACAACCCTTACCTAGATGCGGTTACGGCTTTTGCTGAGGAACAGGGTGCCGCTGTGGTGCCTGTGTGTGCGGCGATTGAGTCTGAAATTGCGGAATTAGATGATGAGGATAAGCTCGATTTCCTTCAGGGGATGGGTTTGGAAGAACCGGGTTTAAATCGGGTCATTCGTGCCGGTTATAGCTTGCTTGGCTTACAAACCTATTTTACTGCTGGTGTGAAAGAAGTGCGTGCTTGGACGGTCAAAGTCGGCGCAACAGCACCTCAAGCGGCTGGTGTTATTCATACCGATTTTGAAAAAGGCTTTATTCGTGCGGAAGTAACCGCTTATGACGACTATGTAAAATACAATGGTGAGCAGGGCGCAAAAGAAGCGGGCAAGTTACGCCTTGAAGGTAAGGAGTATATTGTGCAGGACGGAGACGTAATGCACTTCCGTTTTAATGTGTAA
- a CDS encoding class I SAM-dependent DNA methyltransferase: MFEQTFKNIDDILHKDAGCSSELDYTEQTSWMLFLKYLDDLEYSKSLEAELEGREYQYIIDEQHRWGHWAAPKDVQGNYDHNNALTGDDLMDYVDGELFPYLKSFKQRADSPDTIQYKIGEIFGEIKNKIQSGYSLRDALEKVDQLQFRSQAEKHELSHLYEVKIKNMGNAGRNGGEYYTPRPLIRAMIQVLNPKIGETIYDGAAGSAGFLCEAFDYLRQQPGLTVQDLKILQEKTFYAKEKKSLAYVIAIMNMILHGIEAPNVIHTNTLAENIADIQQSQRHDIILANPPFGGKERPEVQQNFPIKTGETAFLFLQHFIKMLKPGGRAAVVIKNTFLSNTDNAAIALRKELLENCNLHTILDMPAKTFLGAGVKTVVLFFTKGEPTHKIWYYQLDPGRSLGKTNPLNDQDMREFIELQKTFADGNQAWSLAVQNLDLTTYDLSVKNPNAPEDAPLRDPQEIMDEIRELDQQSEAILANIRELLG; the protein is encoded by the coding sequence ATGTTCGAACAAACCTTTAAAAATATTGATGACATTCTTCACAAAGATGCCGGTTGCTCCAGCGAACTCGACTACACCGAACAAACATCATGGATGCTGTTTCTTAAATACCTAGACGACCTGGAATACAGCAAATCGCTAGAAGCCGAACTCGAAGGTCGTGAGTATCAATACATTATTGACGAACAACACCGCTGGGGACATTGGGCGGCACCGAAAGATGTCCAAGGCAATTATGACCACAATAACGCGCTTACCGGTGATGACTTAATGGATTATGTCGATGGCGAGCTGTTTCCCTATTTAAAATCCTTCAAGCAACGTGCCGACAGCCCCGACACCATTCAATATAAAATCGGCGAAATCTTCGGCGAGATTAAAAACAAAATCCAAAGCGGCTACTCATTGCGTGATGCGCTGGAAAAAGTCGATCAACTGCAATTCCGCTCCCAAGCTGAAAAACACGAACTCTCGCACCTCTACGAAGTCAAAATTAAAAACATGGGTAATGCCGGGCGCAACGGCGGCGAATACTACACGCCGCGTCCGTTAATTCGCGCCATGATTCAAGTCTTAAACCCCAAAATTGGTGAAACCATTTATGATGGCGCGGCGGGTTCGGCGGGCTTCTTGTGCGAAGCCTTTGATTACTTGCGCCAACAACCCGGCTTAACGGTGCAAGACCTTAAAATCCTGCAAGAAAAAACCTTCTACGCCAAAGAAAAGAAATCGCTGGCGTATGTCATCGCGATTATGAATATGATTCTGCACGGCATCGAAGCGCCGAATGTGATTCACACCAATACCCTGGCGGAAAACATAGCCGACATTCAACAGAGTCAACGCCACGATATTATTTTGGCCAACCCGCCGTTTGGCGGTAAAGAGCGCCCCGAGGTGCAACAAAACTTCCCGATTAAAACCGGCGAAACCGCGTTTCTGTTTTTACAGCACTTTATTAAAATGCTCAAACCCGGTGGCCGCGCGGCGGTAGTGATTAAAAACACCTTTCTCTCTAACACCGACAATGCCGCGATTGCCTTGCGCAAAGAATTGCTGGAAAACTGCAACTTGCACACCATTTTAGATATGCCTGCCAAAACCTTTTTAGGCGCGGGCGTAAAAACCGTGGTGTTGTTTTTTACCAAGGGTGAACCGACCCATAAGATTTGGTATTACCAGCTAGACCCAGGGCGCAGTCTTGGCAAAACCAATCCGCTTAACGATCAGGATATGCGCGAGTTTATTGAACTGCAAAAAACCTTTGCCGATGGCAACCAGGCCTGGTCGTTAGCCGTGCAAAACCTTGATTTGACCACTTATGACTTGTCGGTAAAAAATCCAAATGCACCGGAAGATGCGCCGCTCCGCGACCCGCAAGAGATTATGGATGAGATACGTGAACTCGACCAGCAAAGCGAAGCCATCCTCGCCAATATCCGGGAGCTGTTGGGATGA